The Triticum aestivum cultivar Chinese Spring chromosome 3A, IWGSC CS RefSeq v2.1, whole genome shotgun sequence genome includes a region encoding these proteins:
- the LOC123062583 gene encoding probable methyltransferase PMT11 codes for MKALGAHASDLLRGPHLVRAAVLFLACAASFLVGYRWSDASASPLFFSSVFSPASPSSRISSRSPSVAISPNSNISFDPSLIPAPAVAPPASSTPNASPPPPAPTPSPPPPPPVPTPSPPPPPPLQPSPPPPPARLGIVGEDGAMRDDFDIGAVVNETDLATDEAATQEPGNAGTGGGNRARIGKFPACPASMREYIPCLDNDEEIRRLPSTERGERFERHCPAKDKALSCLVPAPKGYKAPIPWPRSRDEVWFSNVPHTRLVDDKGGQNWITKAKDKFTFPGGGTQFIHGANQYLDQISQMVPDIAFGSRTRVVLDVGCGVASFGAYLLSRDVLTLSIAPKDVHENQIQFALERGVPAMVAAFATHRLLYPSQAFEIIHCSRCRINWTRDDGILLLEVNRMLRAGGYFAWAAQPVYKHEEAQQEAWKEMEDLTTRLCWELVKKEGYVAMWRKPVNNSCYMSRDPGVKPPLCDTDDNPDNVWYVGLKACISPLPVNSDGSTPFPWPARLMEPPRRLQGVEMDAYSSKNELFKAETKFWDDILEGYIRVFKWKKFKLRNVMDMRAGFGGFAAALIGRKLDCWVMNVVPVTEPNTLPVIYDRGLLGVAHDWCEPFDTYPRTYDLLHAFGLFSKEQKRCNASVILLEMDRILRPGGRAYICDKKETIEEIKEITDAMGWRSTIRDTAEGAYASRKVLMCDKPMVR; via the exons ATGAAGGCCCTCGGCGCGCACGCCTCCGACCTGCTCCGCGGCCCGCACCTCGTCCGCGCCGCCGTGCTCttcctcgcctgcgccgcctccttcCTCGTCGGCTACCGCTGGTCCGACGCCTCCGCGAGCCCCCTCTTCTTCTCGTCCGTCTTCTCCCCGGCGTCCCCCTCCTCCCGCATCTCCTCTCGCTCCCCTTCCGTCGCCATCTCGCCCAACTCCAACATCTCCTTCGACCCATCCCTAATCCCCGCCCCCGCAGTTGCTCCGCCCGCTTCGTCCACTCCCAATGCCTCGCCGCCCCCTCCAGCGCCAACTccgtcgcccccgccaccgccTCCAGTGCCGACTCCGtcgcccccgcccccgcctccCCTCCAGCcctcgccccctcccccgcccgcccgCCTCGGCATCGTCGGCGAGGACGGCGCTATGCGGGACGACTTTGACATCGGCGCCGTCGTCAACGAAACCGATCTGGCCACGGACGAGGCCGCGACGCAGGAGCCTGGCAACGCGGGCACCGGCGGCGGCAACAGGGCTCGGATTGGGAAGTTCCCTGCCTGCCCCGCGAGCATGAGGGAGTACATTCCCTGCCTCGACAACGACGAGGAGATCAGGCGGCTGCCCTCCACGGAGCGTGGGGAGCGGTTCGAGCGGCACTGCCCGGCCAAGGACAAGGCCTTGAGCTGCCTCGTGCCGGCCCCCAAGGGCTATAAGGCGCCCATTCCCTGGCCTCGGAGCAGAGACGAG GTGTGGTTTAGCAATGTACCTCATACACGCTTGGTTGATGACAAAGGAGGGCAGAATTGGATTACCAAGGCTAAAGACAAATTTACATTTCCTGGGGGAGGAACCCAGTTCATACATGGAGCAAATCAATACCTGGATCAGATATCTCAG ATGGTACCAGATATTGCATTTGGCTCTCGCACTAGAGTTGTTCTGGATGTTGGCTGTGGAGTCGCAAGTTTTGGCGCATACTTACTTTCACGTGACGTGTTGACATTGTCCATTGCTCCCAAAGATGTTCATGAGAATCAGATACAGTTTGCTCTTGAGCGTGGTGTTCCTGCAATGGTGGCAGCATTTGCAACACACAGACTATTATATCCCAGTCAAGCATTTGAGATTATCCACTGTTCCCGCTGCAGAATAAATTGGACACGTGACG ATGGAATCCTGCTCCTGGAGGTTAATAGAATGCTAAGAGCTGGCGGGTATTTTGCTTGGGCAGCACAGCCTGTTTATAAGCATGAAGAGGCCCAGCAAGAGGCGTGGAAAG AGATGGAGGACCTCACAACCCGACTTTGTTGGGAGCTTGTGAAGAAAGAGGGATATGTTGCTATGTGGAGGAAGCCTGTAAATAACTCATGCTATATGAGCCGTGATCCAGGGGTCAAACCTCCACTTTGTGATACTGATGATAATCCAGATAATGTCTG GTATGTTGGTCTGAAAGCATGTATCAGTCCACTACCTGTAAATAGTGACGGATCAACTCCCTTTCCATGGCCTGCACGCTTAATGGAGCCTCCAAGGAGACTTCAAGGTGTTGAAATGGACGCCTACTCATCAAAGAATGAGCTTTTCAAAGcagaaacgaaattttgggatgaTATACTCGAAGGTTATATTCGTGTTTTCAAGTGGAAAAAGTTCAAACTCCGGAATGTAATGGACATGAGGGCTGGATTTGGAGG GTTTGCAGCTGCATTAATCGGTCGCAAGCTTGATTGCTGGGTGATGAATGTTGTTCCTGTTACTGAGCCAAACACACTGCCTGTAATTTATGACCGGGGACTTCTTGGAGTGGCCCATGACTG GTGTGAACCATTTGACACATATCCAAGGACTTACGATCTACTGCATGCATTCGGGCTATTCTCAAAGGAGCAGAAAAG GTGTAACGCCTCAGTTATCTTGCTTGAGATGGATCGCATACTCAGACCTGGTGGTAGGGCGTATATCTGTGATAAAAAGGAAACGATAGAGGAGATCAAGGAAATAACAGACGCGATGGGATGGAGATCCACCATACGTGACACTGCTGAAGGCGCGTATGCTAGCAGGAAGGTTTTGATGTGTGACAAGCCGATGGTGCGCTAA